The Parvibaculaceae bacterium PLY_AMNH_Bact1 genome window below encodes:
- a CDS encoding HEPN domain-containing protein (Derived by automated computational analysis using gene prediction method: Protein Homology.) has protein sequence MGKVVKNDNRMGWVRNLEAVDLSKPCSTQEYEFESESRIGGVLNYDDGKVQAGPLSFPSKPTELHRYLLKITYPDGLTTHNANANKKGYAFKEGTAGELLSLLSLHFQSRFYLRASYYGELTKKSMKLRTAYPFRHQVTPVAHNPKILKGGGSRNFAVGLTEFLDSVQKLDEKKHERFIIACWHYARALRDIGIDSEMVFIRLVSAIEVLSESFDLPTKDNPLEGCDFTSIVREENLSKQQLKQLRDTLGVGKDGKVHISKTKARFIGFTNEYSSGCLRGGNWKAHQLKIKRKDVPSIVGKIYDARSAYLHAGEPMYLSHFFLGSDTWDMDPSLGMAIDNKKISGKKKLPYAHWFENLVRCCLLNYLAENSS, from the coding sequence ATGGGAAAGGTCGTAAAGAACGATAACCGAATGGGCTGGGTTAGGAACCTTGAGGCGGTTGATTTGTCCAAGCCCTGTAGTACGCAGGAATATGAGTTCGAAAGCGAATCTCGTATCGGTGGGGTACTGAACTACGATGATGGGAAGGTGCAGGCTGGGCCTCTAAGCTTTCCATCGAAGCCAACCGAACTTCATCGCTATCTCCTAAAAATCACATATCCCGACGGATTAACTACTCACAATGCAAACGCGAACAAAAAAGGTTACGCGTTCAAAGAAGGTACTGCAGGCGAGCTACTGTCGCTTTTATCCCTGCATTTCCAGAGTAGGTTCTATCTCCGCGCCTCATATTACGGCGAGCTTACCAAAAAGAGTATGAAGCTAAGAACCGCCTACCCTTTCCGTCATCAAGTCACACCAGTGGCTCACAATCCAAAAATCCTTAAAGGCGGAGGCTCAAGAAATTTCGCTGTGGGACTGACGGAATTTCTAGACAGCGTGCAGAAGCTTGACGAAAAGAAACACGAGAGATTTATAATAGCTTGCTGGCACTACGCCCGAGCACTTCGGGATATTGGTATAGATTCCGAGATGGTTTTCATCCGACTAGTTTCAGCCATTGAAGTACTGTCTGAAAGCTTTGACTTGCCCACGAAAGACAACCCGTTAGAGGGGTGTGATTTCACTTCTATTGTGAGAGAGGAGAATCTTTCAAAACAACAACTGAAGCAGCTTAGAGACACGCTAGGAGTTGGAAAGGATGGGAAAGTCCATATCAGCAAAACAAAAGCCAGATTCATTGGCTTCACAAACGAATATTCATCGGGTTGCTTGCGAGGCGGAAACTGGAAAGCACATCAATTGAAGATCAAAAGAAAAGATGTTCCTAGCATTGTCGGCAAAATCTATGACGCACGATCTGCATATCTACACGCAGGTGAACCAATGTATCTAAGCCACTTTTTTCTAGGGTCTGATACATGGGATATGGATCCCAGCCTCGGCATGGCAATCGACAATAAGAAGATCTCAGGCAAAAAGAAGCTGCCTTATGCTCACTGGTTTGAAAACCTTGTTAGATGCTGCCTCCTCAACTACCTGGCAGAAAATTCCAGCTAG
- a CDS encoding type II toxin-antitoxin system HipA family toxin (Derived by automated computational analysis using gene prediction method: Protein Homology.) — translation MARKKFSGKMKVALNGRCVGMLGRASSGATSFSYASDWLSWDSAFPISLSLPLQTKKFIGAPVVAVFENLLPDEDIVRRRLAERVGAGGSDAFSLLAKIGRDCVGALQFLPGDEPIPSVGSVDREEISESGIAQILRDLRMNPLGVSTEDDRDFRISIAGAQEKTALLQIDGSWHEPVGATPTTHILKPQIGLLPNGLDMSRSVENEHFCMRLCEALGLETADTEILDFEDMRVLSVRRFDRVWTKDGRLLRLPQEDFCQALSVPPSLKYNSQGGPGFVECLRLLQTSDDPASDQRLFIKAQIVFWAMAATDGHAKNFSIFLQPGGRFTMTPLYDVLSAQPNFDAGELRRRQLKLAMAVGSNRHYPIYEITPRHFAQSAKAAALSSQMVDEVIEEIKLGLDDALERTIASMPEDFPMEMAHGIADGMRNRLAGQTA, via the coding sequence GTGGCACGCAAGAAATTCAGTGGAAAGATGAAAGTTGCCCTTAATGGGCGTTGTGTCGGTATGCTGGGGCGTGCAAGTAGCGGTGCGACATCCTTCTCGTATGCATCAGACTGGCTGAGCTGGGATAGCGCATTCCCCATCTCTCTTTCTTTGCCCTTACAAACGAAGAAGTTTATCGGCGCTCCAGTTGTTGCTGTGTTTGAGAACCTTCTGCCGGATGAAGATATCGTGCGCAGGCGGCTTGCCGAAAGGGTCGGAGCGGGTGGCTCAGACGCTTTCAGCTTGCTCGCTAAGATTGGACGGGATTGCGTCGGCGCACTTCAATTTCTTCCAGGCGATGAACCCATTCCGTCTGTAGGTAGCGTAGATAGGGAGGAAATCTCAGAGAGTGGGATTGCGCAAATACTGCGAGATTTGCGCATGAACCCGCTCGGTGTCAGCACAGAAGATGACAGAGACTTTCGGATATCGATTGCTGGTGCTCAGGAAAAAACAGCGTTGCTACAAATAGACGGGAGTTGGCATGAGCCTGTCGGCGCAACACCGACAACGCATATTCTGAAGCCCCAGATAGGGCTGTTGCCAAATGGTCTGGACATGTCCAGAAGTGTTGAGAACGAGCACTTCTGCATGCGTTTGTGTGAAGCACTTGGCCTAGAAACTGCGGACACCGAAATTCTCGACTTTGAAGATATGCGTGTGTTGAGTGTGCGCAGGTTTGATCGTGTTTGGACCAAAGATGGTCGATTGTTACGCCTTCCCCAAGAAGACTTTTGTCAAGCGCTCTCAGTACCGCCTAGCCTTAAATACAACTCGCAAGGTGGTCCGGGGTTTGTTGAGTGTTTGAGGCTTCTGCAAACAAGTGATGACCCCGCCTCAGATCAACGTCTGTTTATCAAAGCGCAGATTGTCTTCTGGGCGATGGCGGCGACCGATGGGCATGCAAAGAACTTCAGCATCTTCTTGCAGCCTGGAGGTCGTTTTACGATGACACCGCTCTATGATGTTCTCTCTGCGCAGCCAAATTTTGATGCTGGTGAATTGCGCCGCCGTCAGCTGAAACTCGCGATGGCTGTTGGAAGCAACCGGCACTACCCAATCTATGAGATTACCCCACGACACTTCGCGCAGTCCGCCAAGGCAGCGGCTTTGTCGTCTCAGATGGTTGATGAGGTGATAGAAGAAATAAAGCTTGGCTTAGATGATGCTCTTGAAAGAACGATCGCTTCGATGCCTGAGGACTTTCCGATGGAAATGGCTCATGGCATTGCAGACGGCATGCGAAACCGTCTGGCGGGGCAGACAGCCTGA
- a CDS encoding helix-turn-helix domain-containing protein (Derived by automated computational analysis using gene prediction method: Protein Homology.), with translation MSSKKTIARDVVRSPKQLGQAVRNRRLELKLTQIELAQKIGSYQKTISRLEAGEPGIKTQTMFDVITALDLEFTIQSRSKSKSRIEDLF, from the coding sequence ATGTCTTCAAAAAAGACCATTGCTAGAGATGTTGTCCGCAGCCCGAAACAGCTTGGCCAGGCGGTTCGGAATCGTCGTCTTGAATTGAAGCTCACACAGATTGAGCTGGCGCAGAAAATTGGCTCATACCAAAAGACAATTTCACGTCTAGAGGCTGGTGAACCAGGCATCAAAACTCAAACGATGTTTGATGTTATCACGGCGCTCGACCTTGAGTTCACAATCCAGTCACGAAGCAAAAGCAAGTCGCGAATTGAGGACTTGTTCTAG
- a CDS encoding caspase family protein (Derived by automated computational analysis using gene prediction method: Protein Homology.) — translation MPARNLKILCVHGLGDHRNSTWEETWSQALDEAFPSQNKVSIEPIFITYDDIFEDTDISIWEATGALWKLAKSGTLSVGRERGWLDSVAERIRWTAGYVVAWVEDDGFQRKTRKLVLDAIKKHKPDIVLGHSLGSLITYNALTHGDAGGGDIAPILRKMNFVSLGSQIGNPFVVRNLTPGSVGALPTKAWYHLYNKHDDVFTEPLSLPRYPNFRQIETPFDLPGFADHRAEQYLAHKNTIEGVWRPIVENAIDGRSFSPSAHKTKRSKTLARSARRKPRRALLVGINDYPQEQDRLYGCVNDVFLMSSVLQECGFAPDEIRTCLDDRATASGILERLEWLLDDPQPNDERVFYFSGHGARIPEYGEDREPDHHLECLVPWDFDWSPQTAITDNHIASLYTQLPYDSRIAMIFDCCHSGGIHRDGGAKSRGLTPPDDIRHREMKWDVETQMWVARDFARLDRGFSRSKEYKEDFFGSNGATFRLGRAVPYHGMTSAQYDRLKKTTDEPVGPYLPLIMEACGESQLAYEYQHGVTSYGAFTYSLASILRRSAGQNPISFKQLVDSTRRQLGELQYDQVPQILGPDKVVNAKVPWRTF, via the coding sequence ATGCCAGCCAGAAATTTGAAAATATTGTGCGTTCACGGACTTGGGGATCATCGAAATTCGACTTGGGAAGAAACATGGTCTCAGGCACTTGATGAAGCTTTTCCTAGCCAGAATAAGGTTTCCATCGAACCCATCTTCATCACCTACGATGACATTTTTGAAGACACCGATATTTCGATTTGGGAGGCCACTGGTGCGCTTTGGAAACTTGCTAAAAGTGGAACTTTATCTGTTGGTCGTGAGAGGGGATGGCTAGACAGCGTAGCTGAAAGAATTCGCTGGACAGCAGGTTATGTCGTGGCCTGGGTTGAAGATGATGGGTTCCAGAGGAAAACGAGAAAACTCGTTCTTGATGCGATCAAAAAACATAAGCCGGACATAGTTCTCGGTCACAGCTTGGGCTCGCTTATCACGTACAATGCTCTTACCCACGGCGATGCTGGCGGGGGCGATATTGCGCCTATTTTGCGCAAAATGAATTTTGTGTCGCTGGGGTCCCAAATCGGTAATCCGTTTGTTGTCCGAAACCTAACGCCTGGAAGTGTCGGGGCTTTGCCCACCAAGGCATGGTATCACCTGTACAATAAGCATGATGATGTTTTTACTGAACCGCTTAGCTTGCCGAGATACCCCAACTTTCGGCAAATAGAAACACCGTTTGATCTTCCTGGGTTTGCTGATCATAGGGCTGAGCAATACCTCGCACATAAAAATACGATTGAGGGTGTGTGGCGGCCGATTGTTGAAAATGCGATAGATGGGCGGAGTTTTTCTCCGTCTGCTCACAAAACCAAAAGGTCAAAAACTCTTGCCCGATCTGCTCGCCGGAAACCTCGGCGTGCATTGTTGGTGGGGATTAATGACTATCCGCAGGAACAAGATAGGCTTTATGGGTGCGTCAATGACGTCTTTCTAATGAGTTCGGTCTTGCAAGAATGTGGGTTTGCACCAGATGAGATCCGGACATGCTTGGATGATAGAGCGACTGCGTCGGGAATATTGGAGCGGCTAGAATGGTTGTTGGATGATCCACAGCCCAACGACGAACGGGTGTTTTATTTCAGTGGCCATGGCGCACGGATCCCAGAGTATGGTGAAGACAGGGAGCCGGACCACCATTTAGAATGTCTTGTCCCATGGGACTTTGATTGGTCACCTCAGACGGCAATTACAGACAATCACATCGCATCACTTTATACGCAGCTTCCATACGATTCCCGAATTGCGATGATTTTTGATTGTTGTCATTCTGGCGGTATCCATCGCGATGGTGGAGCAAAAAGTAGAGGGTTGACGCCGCCGGACGATATCCGCCATCGCGAGATGAAATGGGATGTGGAAACACAAATGTGGGTCGCGCGTGATTTTGCGCGCCTTGATCGAGGTTTCTCAAGAAGCAAAGAATATAAGGAAGATTTCTTTGGTTCGAACGGCGCGACCTTTCGCCTAGGACGTGCTGTCCCATATCACGGCATGACGAGTGCACAATACGACCGATTGAAGAAGACCACAGATGAGCCCGTTGGTCCCTATCTTCCACTTATTATGGAAGCTTGCGGCGAAAGTCAGCTTGCATACGAATATCAGCATGGTGTGACGAGCTACGGCGCTTTCACATATTCACTCGCTTCTATTCTGCGTCGTAGTGCAGGGCAGAATCCAATCTCATTCAAGCAGCTCGTGGATTCAACAAGACGTCAACTTGGAGAGCTGCAATATGATCAGGTCCCTCAAATTTTGGGGCCTGATAAAGTGGTGAATGCAAAGGTGCCCTGGCGGACTTTTTAG